Within the Streptomyces sp. YIM 121038 genome, the region CGGACGCGCTCGCCACGGGCCGCATCGACCCGCAGGAGCACAGCGAGCGGCTCGACCGCGTCTATGCGGCGAAGACCCTCGCCGAGATCGAGCCCCAGCTGGCGGACCTGCCCGACCCCGGCACCTCGCTCACGGAGGCCCCCGCGCGCCCTTCGCCCGGCGCGATCCCCGAGAGCGCCGACGACACGCTGTACGGGATCTTCAGCGACGTGGTCCGCAGGGGCCGCTGGAGCCCCGGCCGCCGCACGCACGCGTACGCCGTCTTCGGCGACGTGGTCGTCGACCTCAGCGAGGCGGTGTTCCAGCACCGGCAGATCGTCGTCAAGGGCTTCGCCCTCTTCGGGAACGTCAAGGTCCGCGTCCCGGAGAACGTGTCGCTGCGCGGCCGCGGCACCGCCGTCTTCGGCACCTTCGAAGTGGACACCCTCGCCTCCGCGGAGCGTGACGCTCCGGTGGTCTTCGTGGAGGGCCTCGCGGTCTTCGGCGACCTCACGGCCCGGCCCCGGCACGGCAAGCTCATCCGCGACCTGCGCGGCTTGCTGCGCAAGCGGCTGCAGGGCTGAGCGCGCCGCCGCGCGCCCCGCGCGTCCGGCGGCGCCACGGCGACGACACGTTTCGGCCAGCCGAACCCGGTATCAGGAACCGGAACTTCCGTGCACCGGGACACAGTGCATA harbors:
- a CDS encoding DUF1707 domain-containing protein, with product MDLEKRSPTPPAEAPPRTATPHLRASDADRERAAEVLADALATGRIDPQEHSERLDRVYAAKTLAEIEPQLADLPDPGTSLTEAPARPSPGAIPESADDTLYGIFSDVVRRGRWSPGRRTHAYAVFGDVVVDLSEAVFQHRQIVVKGFALFGNVKVRVPENVSLRGRGTAVFGTFEVDTLASAERDAPVVFVEGLAVFGDLTARPRHGKLIRDLRGLLRKRLQG